In the Sphingomonas sp. LM7 genome, one interval contains:
- a CDS encoding M1 family metallopeptidase: MRILTTALATASLMALAAPAAAQQAKPAPILATPEAKDVWTHARPEIARVTHVSLDLTADFAAKTMAGKATLDVLAAKGAREIVLDVDDIAVTAITDERGRKLPFTVGPRNAELGSALTVQLNGAKRITVAYASKPGASALQWLAPQLTAGKAKPYLFSQGQPINNRSWIPTQDSPGIRQTWDAKITVPADLVAVMSGERRDGAKGVPAANGMHSFRFAMDKPVPPYLIALAVGDLAFKATGPRSGVWTEPSMLEGAAYEVGDVEKMIDAAQALYGPYRWGRYDMLVLPPSFPFGGMENPTLTFLTPTIVTGDRSNTDVVAHELAHSWSGNLVTNATWSDNWLNEGFTTYFENRIMEAVYGAERAAMYADLDWDGLNSDITDAGGQAAPTTRLHGDPGATAGQLDYFKGSTFLRTIEQAVGRPAFDAYLRSYFDRHAFQPQTSAGFLADIRKNLIKGDKALEAKLQLDRWTYQPGLPENAVHVTSATLARVDAQIAAVKAGGPVSAVDPKGWATQQWLRFLNGLPRQQTPARLKELDETLGLSGSTNAYVRSAWAELAIANRYDPALPSIRAFVSSIGRGLLIRPVYEGLMKQGDWGQPIAKRFFEEARPTYHPVTAAQVAKIVGAGG; encoded by the coding sequence ATGCGCATCCTCACCACTGCCCTCGCCACTGCTTCGCTGATGGCCCTCGCCGCCCCCGCTGCCGCGCAGCAGGCCAAGCCCGCCCCGATCCTGGCCACGCCCGAGGCGAAGGACGTGTGGACCCATGCCCGCCCCGAAATCGCGCGCGTGACGCATGTCAGCCTCGATCTCACGGCCGATTTCGCCGCCAAGACCATGGCCGGCAAGGCGACGCTCGACGTGCTCGCCGCCAAGGGCGCCCGGGAGATCGTCCTCGACGTCGATGACATCGCCGTCACCGCGATCACCGACGAACGCGGGCGGAAGCTCCCCTTCACCGTCGGCCCGCGCAATGCCGAACTCGGCTCGGCGCTCACCGTCCAGCTGAACGGCGCCAAGCGCATCACCGTCGCCTACGCCAGCAAGCCGGGCGCCAGCGCGCTGCAATGGCTCGCGCCCCAGCTCACCGCGGGCAAGGCCAAGCCCTATCTGTTCAGCCAGGGCCAGCCGATCAACAACCGCAGCTGGATCCCCACGCAGGACAGCCCCGGCATCCGCCAGACCTGGGACGCGAAGATCACCGTTCCCGCCGATCTGGTCGCCGTGATGAGCGGCGAGCGGCGCGACGGCGCCAAGGGCGTTCCGGCCGCGAACGGCATGCACAGCTTCCGCTTCGCGATGGACAAGCCGGTGCCGCCCTATCTGATCGCGCTCGCGGTCGGCGACCTCGCCTTCAAGGCCACCGGCCCGCGCTCGGGCGTGTGGACCGAACCCAGCATGCTCGAAGGCGCCGCCTATGAAGTCGGCGATGTCGAGAAGATGATCGACGCCGCGCAGGCACTCTACGGGCCCTATCGCTGGGGCCGCTACGACATGCTCGTATTGCCGCCCAGCTTCCCGTTCGGGGGGATGGAGAACCCGACCCTCACTTTCCTGACCCCGACGATCGTCACCGGCGACCGCTCGAACACCGATGTCGTCGCGCACGAGCTGGCGCATAGCTGGTCGGGCAACCTCGTCACCAATGCGACCTGGTCGGACAACTGGCTCAACGAAGGTTTCACCACCTATTTCGAGAACCGCATCATGGAGGCGGTGTACGGCGCCGAGCGCGCCGCGATGTACGCCGATCTCGACTGGGATGGCCTGAACAGCGACATCACCGATGCGGGCGGCCAGGCCGCGCCGACCACCCGGCTCCACGGCGATCCCGGCGCCACCGCGGGCCAGCTCGACTATTTCAAGGGCTCGACCTTCCTGCGCACGATCGAGCAGGCCGTCGGCCGCCCGGCGTTCGACGCCTATCTGCGCTCCTATTTCGATCGCCACGCCTTCCAGCCGCAGACCAGCGCGGGCTTCCTTGCCGATATCCGCAAGAATCTGATCAAGGGCGACAAGGCGCTCGAAGCGAAGCTCCAGCTGGATCGCTGGACCTACCAGCCCGGCCTCCCCGAAAACGCGGTTCACGTCACGTCGGCCACACTCGCGCGGGTCGATGCCCAGATCGCCGCGGTCAAGGCTGGCGGGCCGGTCTCGGCGGTCGATCCCAAGGGCTGGGCCACCCAGCAATGGCTCCGCTTCCTCAATGGCCTGCCGCGCCAGCAAACCCCGGCGCGCCTCAAGGAGCTCGACGAAACGCTCGGCCTGTCGGGCTCGACCAACGCCTATGTCCGCTCGGCCTGGGCTGAACTCGCTATCGCCAATCGCTACGATCCCGCGCTCCCCTCGATCCGCGCCTTCGTGTCGAGCATCGGCCGCGGCCTGCTCATCCGCCCGGTCTATGAGGGCCTGATGAAGCAAGGCGACTGGGGCCAGCCGATCGCGAAACGCTTCTTCGAGGAGGCGCGCCCGACCTATCACCCGGTCACCGCCGCGCAGGTCGCCAAGATCGTCGGTGCCGGCGGCTAG